GTCGAAGCGGCTCCGCGTCGCGACACATTGGCGCTGCAAGTCGATCTGTGGAATGCGCGCGGCATGGTGCCGAGCACGATCATGGAAGTGCTGGAGCGACAGAAGGATATCCAGTACTCCAGCCGCACGCGGCGTGGCACCGATGTCGCCACCGAGCGCCAGCGTTTGCGTCTCGCGATCAGCCAGTTGATCGAGCTGATCCCGGCCAACAAACTTTCCGACGAACTCAAATCGGGCCTTGAATCCTGGACCTGCGACAAGGTGCTGAACGTCGTGCACCTGATCTACAAGGCAAAGAATTACGAAGAGCAATACAAGGATTATTCGTTCGGCGCCGACACCATGCGCGAGCATTGGCAGGCGGGCCTCGACGATATGCAAAAGACCTTGCAGCGCAAACATTATTTCGATTTGCCGGGACGTGATGTCGGCGTGGTAACGCACGATGTGCATCGCTGAGAATTTGCGGCGCGAGGTGATTTTCCGCCTCGCTCTTCTCACCCGATCGACACCCGCATGTGCGTGTTTTGCGCAAATAATTCGCGGCGATGAGCCCCGATAAAATCGCGCAACTGCGCAAGCAAATTGGCGGCGCGCGCGACGGCGCCTTGCTGCGTTTCAGCCTCGGTCAACTATTGCTGGCGCAAAGCGAAACGGCTGCAGCGATCGACGAATTAGGCGCGGCGCTGAAGTTCGATCCAAATTATTCTGCCGCGTGGAAACTGCTGGGTCAGGCGTGCCTGAGTTTTGGCGATCCAGTCAGCGCGAGTGACGCCTACCGCCAAGGCATAACCGTCGCCGCAGCGCGCGGCGACAAGCAGGCGGAAAAAGAAATGCGCGTGTTCCTCAAGCGTATCGAGACCGCTCAACTCAGATCGGAATAACGATTCGGCAGACGCTGACGCCCAACTATCGGGCGTGCGCCAACCGTTAGCGTTTATTTTCCTGCCGCTTCCTCTTCCAATTCTTCAGCAAACGGATTCGGTTGCGGCTCGGCGTGCGGGCGCGGCCACTTGTGCTCGCCGCGTAATTTCGGCTCGGCCTTGGCGCGTGGTTTGCGCGCTTCCGCTGGCTTGATCTCAAGCTCGGTGGTCGACTCGACCGTTCCCTGACTCAGCTTAAGGGTGTATTTGCCCGGTAGCGCGTACAGTCGATGGCGCATGCGCAACGCTTCTGCGACCGGCGTTTGTGCGTGCGATGAAGAGTCCGAAGTGTCCTTGTCTTTTTTGTCCTTGTCGTCATCCTTGTCTTTCTTTTTATCCTTCTCCTTGGCTAGGCGCGCCGTTTCCGCCGTCTGCGCCAACTTCGTATCCATCAACAAATCCCAGCGATACGAGTTCACACCGTGCTTGGCATCGAGCGTGATCTCGCGCACGGCATTCTTGTTGTCGTCGAGCACGGTTAGTGTCGCGGCACCAGCGGCGGCCGCCCAGAACGTGCCATCGATTTTTGGCAGATACGCAGATTCATCGAACCATTCCGAAGGTCGCCGATTCCATTCGCGACTGGCTTGCACGTCCTCGACCGGAAATAATTTCAGCGCTGAATTACGCGTGCCTGCATTCAATTCCTGCAACGGCAGCACATCGAGAATCCACGCGCTGCGACCGTGCGTGGCCGCGATCAATTCGCGCTCGCGCGGGTGGATCGCCAGATCGTGCACCGGCACGTTCGGCAAATTCGATTGCAGCGATTGCCAATGCGCGCCGCGGTCGATCGAAACATAAACGCCACGATCGGTGCCAACATAAATCAGATCCTGATTGACCGGATCTTCGCGCACCACGTTGATCGCTTCGGCGGGCAAGCCTTTGCCGATATCGGTCCAGTGTTTGCCCGCATCGTCGGTGCGATAAACATACGGAGTGCTGTCGTCGTCGCGATAACCATTCAACGCGACATAAGCGCGGCCAAGATCGAAGTGCGATGCTTCAACACGGCTGACCCAATGCGCGGGCAGGGTCTTGTCGAAGTTGATCCACTTCGCGCCGCCATCTTCGGTCAGCGAAACATGGCCATCATCGCTGCCGGTCCAGATCAATCCGAACTGCTTCGGTGATTCGCTGATCGTCGTTAAGCTGCCATACGGAACATTGCCGCGCGGTTTGCTGCCGGTAAGATCGGGACTGATCGCGGCCCAGGTTTCGCCCTTGTCCATCGAGCGAAAAAGTATATTTGTAGCGAAATACACAATGTCCTGATTGTGCTGCGACAGCACCACCGGCGTGGTCCAGTTGTAGCGCAGCGGTATCGCCTTGAGTGCCGAGCGCGGCCGTACTTCGTGTTCACCGGCCGCACCGCTGCGGCCATAAAATCCGAATTGCGATCCGGTATAAATGGTCTTGTTGTCGCGCGTATCGATCGCGCAATACATGCCGTCGCCGCCACCGACCGCCGTCCAGTCTTCGCCGAGTTCCCAGCGCGTTTTGCTCGAACCCTTGTAGCTGCCGTTATCCTGCAAACCACCG
The sequence above is drawn from the Pseudolysobacter antarcticus genome and encodes:
- a CDS encoding WD40/YVTN/BNR-like repeat-containing protein — translated: MSPLSCLRCIASIATFSLAAPALAADKPDAHWSAWQQHETLAKESPYNGLQWRSIGPTVQGGRVVEVASVPGEPYTFYVAYATGGIWKTTNNGTTFEPLSDHMPTMVTGALAIAPSQPQTLWVGSGEANSSRSSYGGLGMFRSDDGGKSFQPAGLDQTDRIARIVVDPKDPNTVYVAAIGKLYSEGGQRGVMRTRDGGKTWQQVLKGDSAWTGAIDLRMDPRDPNVLYAALWERSRHAWNFVESGKGSGIYKSTDGGDHWARFGNGLPQHAKVGRIGLAIAASHPDTLYASVDNWAKLDDSELETDEEPLNAKRLRTMSKEEFLQQDPQAIEDFIRGSDLDTALDAKKLIAMVKSDEITIKQLLTKLTDANADLFNTDIKGLEIYRSDDAGKTWQRTHAKPLREVTYTYGYYFGQIRIAPDNAEHIYAEGLPVIESEDGGKHWHGMNGPKVHVDYHELLIDPNFPKRILVGNDGGIDMTYDGGKSWNKLDAQPVGQFYAITYDMADPYNVCGGLQDNGSYKGSSKTRWELGEDWTAVGGGDGMYCAIDTRDNKTIYTGSQFGFYGRSGAAGEHEVRPRSALKAIPLRYNWTTPVVLSQHNQDIVYFATNILFRSMDKGETWAAISPDLTGSKPRGNVPYGSLTTISESPKQFGLIWTGSDDGHVSLTEDGGAKWINFDKTLPAHWVSRVEASHFDLGRAYVALNGYRDDDSTPYVYRTDDAGKHWTDIGKGLPAEAINVVREDPVNQDLIYVGTDRGVYVSIDRGAHWQSLQSNLPNVPVHDLAIHPRERELIAATHGRSAWILDVLPLQELNAGTRNSALKLFPVEDVQASREWNRRPSEWFDESAYLPKIDGTFWAAAAGAATLTVLDDNKNAVREITLDAKHGVNSYRWDLLMDTKLAQTAETARLAKEKDKKKDKDDDKDKKDKDTSDSSSHAQTPVAEALRMRHRLYALPGKYTLKLSQGTVESTTELEIKPAEARKPRAKAEPKLRGEHKWPRPHAEPQPNPFAEELEEEAAGK
- a CDS encoding tetratricopeptide repeat protein, producing the protein MSPDKIAQLRKQIGGARDGALLRFSLGQLLLAQSETAAAIDELGAALKFDPNYSAAWKLLGQACLSFGDPVSASDAYRQGITVAAARGDKQAEKEMRVFLKRIETAQLRSE